CAAAAACTAAGGAATATAATTTAGACAGTGATGAAATTACATATTCTGATGTGAAAGATATTGCGGATTATGCGACTGATTCTGTTAAGTGGGCATATTGTGCAGGAATAATGACAGGTGACGAAAACGGAAACTTTAATCCTAAATCCGGTACAACAAGAGCACAAGCCGCATCGGTATTTATGAGATTATATAAATAATGGTTTTAATAAGAGTTTATCTTTATGATAGACTCTTATTGTATTTTTACGTGAATATGATATAATAAACATATTCAGTATAGAATGAGGGATATACAATGACACTGCAACAATTAAAATACATAGTAACGGTAGCGGAGTGTGGCAATATAACGGAGGCGGCTGAAAAGTTATTTATAGCACAGCCGAGCCTTACCTCTGCAATTCACAATATTGAAGAAGAAATGGGGATAACGGCATTCATTCGTTCCAATAAGGGCGTAGAGCTTACAAGGGACGGAGAAACATTGCTTTCATATGCACGTCAGATTTTGGAGCAGACGGACGTTATGACGGAGCATTTTAAAGGTGAGAGAAATCAGAAACCGAGATTTTCTGTTTCATGTCAGCACTATTCATTTGCGGTTAATGCGTTTGTGGACGTTATAAGGGAATATGATGCGGACGCATACAACTTTATTTTGCGTGAAACACAGACGTATGAAATTATAGATGATGTGGCAGTCGGACGAAGTGAAATAGGAATATTGTATTTGAGTGAGCATAATGAGGCAGTTTTGAGCAAACTTATTAATAAAAATGACTTGAATTTTGAAGAATTATATATTGCAAAACCGCACGTTTTCATATCAAACAATCACCCTCTTGCAAACAAAGAGGAAATAACAATTCAAGACTTAATGCCGTATCCGTATTTGGTGTTTGAACAGGGAAAACACAATTCATTTTACTTTTCGGAGGAATTTTTGAGTTCGCTGGAATTCTCTAAAAATATTATGGTGCGTGACAGAGCGACATTATTTAATCTGCTTATCGGTCTTAACGGTTTTACGGTTTGTTCGGGTATTATAGATACGGAATTAAACGGTGAAAACATTATTTCAAAACCGTTAGATTCAGATTGCAGTATGCGTATCGGAATTTTAACACGAAAAAATTCTGTTATTAGCCGATACGGAGTTTCATATTTGAATGTATTGAAAAATCATTTATCCATAGATTAAAACTATGAATAAATGATGATAATATATATTTTTCTATTTCCGTATTTTCTGTTATACTTAATGTAAATTAAAACACAGGAGGTAACAGAAATGAGCAAACAAATACCATTCAGATATGACTTTGTAGGCAGCTTTTTAAGACCTGCAAATTTAAAAGCGGCAAGAGAGGGGTTTGAAAACGGAAAAATTTCGGCTTACGAATTAAAAGCAGTTGAAGATAAGGAAATCGAAAGACTTATCAATAAACAAAAAGAATTAGGCTATCACGTCATTACGGACGGAGAATTCAGACGTGCGACATGGCACTTGGATTTTATGTGGGGATTTGACGGTGTGGCACATGAAAAAACGAAAACAGGTTTACCGTTTCACGGCGAAGACGCAATGATTGATGATACATACCTTTGCGGAAAAGTAGGACTTTCAAAAGTACATCCCTTCGTGGAGCATTTTAAATTTGTAAAGCAATTTGAAGATGAAAATACTGTTGCAAAGCAGACAATTCCCGCACCAGCACAGTTTATTGAACAAATGATCATGCCGTTTGCGTTGGAAAACACGTCAAAGTATTATGACAGCACTCATAAGTTGGCAGAGGATATTGCAAACGGATATAAAAAGGTAATCGCGGATTTGTATGATGCAGGCTGTCGCAATTTACAGCTTGACGACTGCTCATGGGGAATGCTTGTAGATCCGAGAGCAGAAGAATTGTTCGGTACGGATAAAAAGGGATTGAAGGATATTCAAGAACTTTTGGTAGAGATAAATAACCTTGCAATAGAGGACAAACCAAACGATATGACAATTACTACTCACGTTTGCAGAGGAAACTTCCATTCAACATACGCAAGTGCAGGTGCATATGATTCGGTTGCAGAGGTATTGTTTGAAAAGGAAAATGTAGATGCATATTATCTTGAATTTGATGACGAGCGTTCGGGAGGCTTTGAGCCTTTGGCACACGTCAACGGCGATAAGAAAGTCGTGTTGGGACTTATAACAACAAAGTCACCGAAACTGGAAAATAAAGCCGACGTAATCGCGAGAATAAAAGAGGCACAAAAATATATTTTTCTTGACAGATTGTGCCTAAGTCCACAATGCGGTTTTGCGTCATGCGAAATAGGTAATAAACTTACAGAAGAAGAACAGTGGGCAAAATTGCAGCTTGTAAAAGAAATCGCAGAAGAAGTTTGGAGATAATATTAATGAGTAGACAAAATTTTTATGATTTTGTCTACTCTTGTTTTTTGGAGTTGGGGGCGGACATATTCTTGGATTATTTTATGCTGATAATCAGAGGCTATGTCTGTACTTTTAGCGTTATAGGTGTGTGCGGTGTAAGAATTTTATGGATATACATGGCATTTTTTATGCACAGAAATTTCACTGATATTATGGTGGCACATCTTATCAGCTTGTCAACAACGGTATTGTTAATTTTTGTATCACTGCCGATTTACACTTCATCGCATAAATTGCAAAATCATTAATATATTTCGCTGAAAATATCGCTTTGCATTTCGCTTATTTGCTCGATTGGAATAACTGTTTTGTCGGTCAAAACAACAGTGTGATTGTATTCGTTTATTTTCTTTACAACACCGGTATTGGATATGTATGCACCGCCTGATTTTCTATCATCGGGAACAAAGTATGTTATTGTCACGATTGGATTTGTACCGATATTCTCTTTAATTAAATTTAACTGTTCATTGAGTTTGGCAATGACATCTTCGCTTAATATCTGCTTTTCATCAGTCAAACGGGCGGTTTCATTAATTGCCGCTTTGTGTCCCGTAAGAGCTGCAAACGGTGAAAATTGTGCCGCACGGTCATGAAGCGACATTTGTGGGTGCTTTTTTGAAACATGGTGGGGCAGATTGATTATGTCATCATATTTATGACTAACGTTTTCCATATGGTAATTCTCCTTAAAAATTATGCCTTGTGACCGCCTATTTGATTGTTGCGGTCTTTGGCGGTTGCACCTTCTTGAAGATTCATTCCTTTAAGAATGGCATTTTTGCCGAATTTCTTTTTTATATCAAGTATTGTATTCT
This genomic window from Hominilimicola fabiformis contains:
- a CDS encoding 5-methyltetrahydropteroyltriglutamate--homocysteine S-methyltransferase, translating into MSKQIPFRYDFVGSFLRPANLKAAREGFENGKISAYELKAVEDKEIERLINKQKELGYHVITDGEFRRATWHLDFMWGFDGVAHEKTKTGLPFHGEDAMIDDTYLCGKVGLSKVHPFVEHFKFVKQFEDENTVAKQTIPAPAQFIEQMIMPFALENTSKYYDSTHKLAEDIANGYKKVIADLYDAGCRNLQLDDCSWGMLVDPRAEELFGTDKKGLKDIQELLVEINNLAIEDKPNDMTITTHVCRGNFHSTYASAGAYDSVAEVLFEKENVDAYYLEFDDERSGGFEPLAHVNGDKKVVLGLITTKSPKLENKADVIARIKEAQKYIFLDRLCLSPQCGFASCEIGNKLTEEEQWAKLQLVKEIAEEVWR
- a CDS encoding LysR family transcriptional regulator, with amino-acid sequence MTLQQLKYIVTVAECGNITEAAEKLFIAQPSLTSAIHNIEEEMGITAFIRSNKGVELTRDGETLLSYARQILEQTDVMTEHFKGERNQKPRFSVSCQHYSFAVNAFVDVIREYDADAYNFILRETQTYEIIDDVAVGRSEIGILYLSEHNEAVLSKLINKNDLNFEELYIAKPHVFISNNHPLANKEEITIQDLMPYPYLVFEQGKHNSFYFSEEFLSSLEFSKNIMVRDRATLFNLLIGLNGFTVCSGIIDTELNGENIISKPLDSDCSMRIGILTRKNSVISRYGVSYLNVLKNHLSID